The following coding sequences lie in one Treponema sp. OMZ 790 genomic window:
- the rplD gene encoding 50S ribosomal protein L4, with the protein MEKKVYSVDGKELRTINLDDKVFGLPVNDDVIYYAINNELANKRVGTACTKGRAEVHGSNSKPYSQKGTGRARRGDKKSPLLVGGGTIFGPKPRDFSYSMPKKAKRLAMKSILSLKAQNDRLVVVEDFTVESGKTRDLVKILNNFSKGERTVVILKDDDSLVKRAGRNIPHLSFLAYNRLRAHDLFYGRKVIMLESAAKNLSDFYGCKEAE; encoded by the coding sequence ATGGAAAAGAAAGTCTATTCAGTCGATGGTAAAGAATTGAGGACAATTAATCTTGATGACAAGGTGTTCGGTCTTCCCGTAAATGATGATGTTATTTACTACGCCATCAATAATGAACTAGCCAATAAACGAGTCGGAACGGCTTGTACAAAAGGCAGAGCTGAGGTTCACGGTTCAAATTCCAAGCCTTACAGCCAGAAAGGTACAGGACGCGCACGACGCGGTGATAAAAAATCCCCTCTTTTAGTCGGAGGAGGAACTATTTTTGGACCCAAGCCGAGAGATTTCAGCTATTCTATGCCTAAAAAAGCAAAAAGATTGGCTATGAAGTCAATTTTGAGCCTTAAAGCTCAAAACGACAGGTTAGTGGTTGTCGAAGATTTTACGGTAGAAAGCGGAAAAACACGCGACCTTGTAAAGATTTTAAATAACTTTTCAAAGGGCGAACGGACTGTTGTTATTCTAAAGGATGATGATTCTTTGGTAAAAAGAGCAGGACGCAATATTCCGCATCTTTCATTCTTGGCATATAACCGCCTTAGAGCTCACGATTTATTCTACGGCCGAAAAGTTATCATGCTTGAATCTGCCGCAAAAAATCTTTCCGATTTTTACGGATGTAAGGAGGCCGAATAA
- the prcB gene encoding dentilisin complex subunit PrcB, whose product MKYYIVFLLIFLSLFGCKTPPKQFSEIPESKSDKTFKDNSSSALEIGYEILSQGSNFKPGLSSIIRTQKELDNFYSVLYGNSAKAPIVDFSKRAVVIAAAGPFNTGGYSVFPVSAIKTGKTIKLVFEISAPGPKDMVTQAFTHPYVIVLAEAEPSDDIFIEVRGDYKGGYGIIEF is encoded by the coding sequence ATGAAGTATTATATCGTATTTTTACTTATCTTTTTAAGTTTGTTTGGCTGTAAAACTCCTCCCAAGCAATTTTCCGAAATTCCGGAATCCAAATCAGATAAAACATTTAAGGACAACAGTAGTTCCGCCTTAGAGATAGGCTATGAAATTTTGAGTCAAGGAAGTAATTTTAAGCCGGGACTTTCTTCAATTATAAGGACACAAAAAGAGCTGGATAATTTTTATTCCGTTTTATATGGAAATTCCGCAAAAGCCCCAATAGTGGATTTTTCAAAAAGAGCGGTTGTCATTGCGGCAGCAGGACCATTTAACACCGGCGGTTATTCTGTTTTTCCTGTGTCTGCAATAAAGACGGGTAAAACTATAAAACTTGTTTTTGAAATATCTGCTCCGGGGCCTAAGGATATGGTCACACAGGCTTTTACTCATCCTTATGTGATAGTTTTAGCAGAGGCTGAGCCTTCTGACGATATTTTTATTGAGGTTAGAGGCGATTACAAGGGGGGATACGGGATAATAGAGTTTTAA
- the tuf gene encoding elongation factor Tu encodes MAKEKFNRTKVHMNVGTIGHVDHGKTTLSAAITTYCAKKYGDKLLKYDEIDNAPEEKERGITINTRHLEYQSDKRHYAHIDCPGHADYVKNMITGAAQMDGGVLVVSAPDSVMPQTKEHLLLARQVGVPSIIVFLNKIDLVDDPDLVELVEEEVRETLASYGFPEDTPIIKGSAFKALQEGATAEDTAPIEELLQTMDSYFQDPVRDAEKPFLLPIEDIFTIQGRGTVVTGRIERGVIKMNEEVEIVGIRPTKKTVVTGIEMFNKLLDQGEAGDNVGLLLRGVEKKEVERGQVLAKPGSIHPHTKFEAQIYVLSKEEGGRHSPFFSGYRPQFYFRTTDITGTVNLPEGTDMVKPGDNTKIIGELIHPIAMDQGLKLAIREGGRTIASGQVTEVIE; translated from the coding sequence ATGGCAAAGGAAAAATTTAACAGAACGAAAGTTCACATGAATGTTGGTACCATCGGTCACGTTGACCATGGTAAGACCACTCTTTCGGCAGCGATCACTACGTATTGTGCAAAGAAGTACGGTGATAAGCTTCTAAAATATGACGAGATCGACAATGCGCCGGAAGAAAAAGAGCGCGGTATTACTATCAATACCCGCCACTTGGAATATCAGTCCGATAAGAGACACTATGCACACATCGACTGCCCCGGCCACGCTGACTATGTTAAGAACATGATCACAGGTGCTGCTCAGATGGACGGCGGTGTTCTCGTAGTTTCAGCTCCGGACTCGGTTATGCCTCAGACAAAAGAGCACTTGCTTCTTGCTCGACAGGTAGGTGTACCTTCAATCATCGTCTTCCTCAACAAGATTGACCTTGTTGATGATCCCGATCTTGTAGAATTGGTAGAAGAAGAAGTCCGCGAAACCTTGGCATCTTACGGCTTCCCCGAAGATACACCCATCATCAAGGGTTCTGCTTTTAAAGCTCTTCAAGAAGGTGCAACTGCTGAAGACACAGCTCCTATCGAAGAATTGCTCCAGACAATGGACAGCTACTTCCAGGATCCCGTTCGAGATGCAGAAAAACCCTTCCTTCTCCCCATTGAAGATATCTTCACAATTCAGGGACGAGGAACTGTTGTTACGGGAAGAATCGAGCGCGGTGTTATCAAAATGAACGAAGAAGTTGAAATCGTTGGTATCCGCCCCACAAAGAAGACTGTTGTTACAGGTATCGAAATGTTCAACAAACTTCTTGATCAGGGAGAAGCCGGAGACAACGTAGGTCTTCTCTTGAGAGGTGTTGAAAAGAAAGAAGTTGAGCGCGGACAGGTTCTCGCTAAGCCCGGTTCAATTCATCCTCACACCAAATTTGAAGCTCAGATTTATGTTCTTTCAAAAGAAGAAGGCGGACGACACAGCCCTTTCTTCTCAGGTTACAGACCTCAGTTCTATTTCAGAACAACCGATATCACAGGAACTGTAAACCTTCCTGAAGGAACAGACATGGTTAAACCCGGCGATAATACAAAGATTATCGGTGAACTTATTCACCCCATAGCTATGGATCAAGGTCTTAAACTCGCTATTCGCGAAGGCGGACGAACTATTGCTTCGGGTCAGGTAACTGAAGTTATCGAATAA
- the rpsJ gene encoding 30S ribosomal protein S10 — translation MTKEKIRVKLRGFDVELVDQSSKAIVQAVQKAGAKVCGPIPLPTRINKFTVLRSPHVNKKSREQFEMRTHKRLIDIIEPSADVMNALLALELSAGVDVEIKQ, via the coding sequence ATGACAAAGGAAAAGATTCGCGTAAAGCTTCGCGGATTCGATGTAGAGTTGGTTGATCAGAGTTCAAAGGCTATTGTACAGGCTGTTCAAAAAGCAGGTGCAAAGGTTTGCGGTCCTATCCCGCTTCCCACTCGGATTAACAAGTTTACAGTGCTTCGCTCGCCCCACGTAAACAAAAAATCACGTGAGCAGTTTGAAATGCGGACGCACAAAAGGTTAATCGATATTATCGAACCTTCGGCAGATGTTATGAATGCCTTGTTGGCATTAGAACTCTCAGCCGGTGTTGATGTAGAAATTAAACAATAA
- a CDS encoding iron ABC transporter permease → MQNNKTKVLKIIFISSALLFLLAGLLLSIILSVGFGAVNIVPADILKIAQYKIFGIGSLEGVKKSTVDIVWIVRMPRIILACLTGMGLALTGVVMQAIVKNSLADPYILGISSGASLGATLAIALGIGASLGPNYVGLSACFSAFGASVIVMTAANINGRANSVKLLMAGIAISTIFSAFSSFIVFTTKNREAIRSISFWLMGGFGGAKWENLGLLSVIVFLSIFAFMTQYRTLNLMLLGDSVSITLGKDLHIYRQIYLLMCSAVIGFLVYNAGIIGFIGLIVPHIARIFWGTNHKNIIPASVLIGAIILVWADVLARSISSLGEIPVGVVISLVGAPVFLYLLINKEYGFGGKS, encoded by the coding sequence ATGCAAAACAATAAAACCAAGGTGCTGAAAATAATTTTTATATCTTCAGCACTTCTTTTTCTTTTGGCGGGACTTCTACTCTCAATAATCCTATCGGTAGGATTCGGAGCCGTAAATATAGTGCCCGCCGATATTTTAAAAATCGCTCAATATAAAATCTTCGGAATAGGCAGCCTTGAAGGAGTAAAAAAATCTACTGTAGATATCGTTTGGATTGTAAGGATGCCTAGAATTATCTTAGCCTGTCTTACCGGTATGGGATTGGCTTTAACGGGGGTTGTAATGCAGGCTATCGTAAAAAACTCGTTGGCAGATCCTTATATATTGGGTATTTCTTCAGGGGCTTCTCTTGGAGCAACCTTGGCTATTGCCCTGGGGATAGGAGCAAGTCTGGGCCCCAATTATGTAGGCTTGTCTGCTTGTTTTTCTGCATTCGGTGCATCTGTAATTGTGATGACAGCTGCAAATATAAACGGCAGAGCCAATTCCGTAAAATTATTAATGGCCGGAATCGCTATAAGTACAATATTTTCGGCATTTTCTTCATTCATAGTTTTTACTACAAAAAACAGAGAAGCTATACGAAGTATTTCTTTTTGGCTGATGGGAGGTTTCGGAGGAGCAAAATGGGAAAATTTAGGCTTATTATCCGTTATCGTATTTTTGAGCATTTTTGCCTTTATGACGCAATACAGAACTCTTAATTTAATGCTCCTGGGCGACAGCGTATCAATTACCTTAGGTAAAGACTTACATATTTACCGCCAAATCTACCTTTTAATGTGTTCTGCAGTTATAGGATTTTTGGTATATAATGCAGGTATTATAGGCTTTATAGGACTCATAGTACCTCATATTGCAAGAATATTTTGGGGGACTAATCATAAAAACATAATACCGGCTTCAGTATTAATCGGTGCTATCATTCTTGTTTGGGCGGATGTACTTGCCCGATCAATCTCTTCTCTTGGAGAAATCCCTGTAGGAGTAGTCATATCCCTTGTAGGAGCCCCTGTATTTTTATATTTATTGATAAATAAAGAATACGGGTTTGGAGGGAAATCGTAA
- the prtP gene encoding dentilisin complex serine proteinase subunit PrtP: MKKIFFLTAIALLVSSCNLGMNTGGIDNTGTGSNGFTGGSANSPSIELPDGANYAPKDEDIVDGFFIVKTRDGFDKALFEEKGFAVKGNISLTGTGFTYWYLNKEGNNKKNLSLAASIKGVLSAEHDYKVSEPDGAKVNNQNSQPVDPAGEGTYGLMDGNYLDDPIANNSDYGLSITEALRAYREIGYGNKTVVAGIIDTGINMTHKDFKDEHGNSIVLYAKSCATAPNGAFIGSGNPFTDIPIGQNWDKGAHGTHCSGTIAARGNNGTGIAGVAWKNTKLISYQSLNAGAGGQAGGDVWSVYGAMADLTKMVTILRKAKADRTPAENAALPSYLRGTDFQITQKTVPVNMSLGGSYGTEFAFAVLTNAVKNNVLPVIAMGNEGRYTAAYPAAFPGVLAVGATNGKDKKVHFSNSGAWISVSAPGDGIKSCGVYSDDDYETMSGTSMATPFVTGFISYLLSFPEAHDLTPYQIKTLLEKTCDKIEGATGFTDRLGHGRVNVYKAAKALKNGNIPPANDIYSEAEVKVTVKNNDGTANDIVPAKITLVDEATKAPLAYVAGVGNNPAIFKGLVKGHLYSIYTSFFGEAKKEVFTMGTADKDMTFQFNKKLVFVSTVKNLHYNGGNDTTDTIITVYKADSAGNLPAGAVPILDYDSDTLDTVYFEAESGGKYYVKITGYGALTGSKNYVIGIDRVPLDPAGAALDDPARSPNNAVTNDSHENDDTAADAKVKGNAWGQKYACNLVAHPIGSANTDEDWFYVEHP; this comes from the coding sequence ATGAAGAAAATATTTTTTTTAACGGCAATAGCTTTGCTTGTTTCTTCCTGTAATTTAGGAATGAATACCGGAGGTATTGATAATACCGGAACGGGTTCAAACGGATTTACGGGAGGATCAGCAAATTCACCTTCAATTGAATTGCCTGACGGTGCAAATTATGCACCAAAAGATGAAGATATAGTTGACGGGTTCTTTATCGTTAAGACAAGGGACGGTTTTGATAAGGCTCTTTTTGAAGAAAAGGGTTTTGCAGTCAAGGGAAATATTTCTCTTACAGGTACGGGTTTTACCTACTGGTATCTCAATAAAGAAGGAAACAATAAAAAGAATCTATCCCTTGCAGCTTCAATAAAGGGGGTTCTTTCGGCAGAACATGATTATAAGGTTTCAGAGCCCGACGGTGCTAAGGTAAATAATCAAAATAGTCAGCCTGTAGACCCTGCCGGTGAAGGAACCTACGGTCTTATGGACGGAAACTATTTGGATGACCCTATAGCAAATAATTCCGATTACGGGCTTTCGATAACCGAGGCTCTAAGAGCATATAGAGAAATCGGATATGGGAATAAAACCGTAGTTGCAGGTATTATCGATACGGGTATAAACATGACCCATAAAGATTTTAAAGATGAACACGGTAACTCCATAGTCTTATATGCAAAGTCCTGCGCTACAGCACCAAATGGAGCCTTTATCGGTAGCGGAAATCCTTTTACCGACATACCCATAGGGCAAAACTGGGATAAGGGCGCTCACGGAACCCACTGTTCAGGCACAATTGCCGCCAGAGGTAATAACGGTACGGGTATTGCAGGCGTAGCATGGAAAAACACCAAGTTGATTTCATATCAATCTTTAAATGCTGGTGCAGGCGGTCAAGCAGGCGGAGATGTTTGGTCTGTTTACGGGGCAATGGCTGATCTTACAAAGATGGTTACAATCTTGCGTAAAGCAAAGGCTGATAGAACCCCGGCAGAGAATGCTGCCTTGCCATCTTATTTACGAGGCACAGATTTTCAAATTACCCAAAAAACTGTTCCCGTAAATATGAGTTTAGGCGGTTCTTACGGTACCGAATTTGCTTTTGCAGTTTTAACCAATGCGGTAAAAAACAATGTTCTTCCCGTAATTGCCATGGGAAATGAGGGCCGTTACACTGCTGCCTATCCTGCAGCCTTCCCGGGCGTATTGGCTGTAGGGGCTACCAACGGTAAAGATAAAAAGGTGCATTTCAGCAATTCGGGCGCATGGATAAGCGTTTCAGCCCCCGGCGACGGTATTAAATCTTGCGGTGTTTATAGCGATGATGACTATGAAACCATGAGCGGGACTTCAATGGCAACTCCGTTTGTAACCGGCTTTATAAGCTATCTCCTTTCGTTCCCTGAGGCACATGACTTGACTCCCTATCAAATTAAAACCCTGCTTGAAAAAACTTGCGATAAGATTGAAGGGGCAACGGGTTTTACCGACCGTTTAGGACACGGGCGCGTTAATGTGTACAAGGCTGCAAAGGCATTAAAAAACGGTAATATCCCTCCGGCTAATGATATTTACAGTGAGGCAGAGGTTAAGGTTACCGTAAAAAATAATGACGGTACTGCAAATGATATAGTTCCTGCTAAGATTACCCTCGTAGATGAAGCGACCAAAGCTCCCTTAGCCTATGTTGCAGGAGTTGGAAATAATCCCGCCATATTTAAGGGCTTGGTCAAAGGACATTTATATTCGATTTATACTTCTTTTTTTGGTGAAGCTAAAAAAGAAGTATTCACCATGGGTACTGCCGATAAAGACATGACCTTTCAATTCAATAAAAAACTTGTCTTTGTTTCAACCGTTAAAAATCTTCATTATAACGGCGGTAATGATACTACCGACACTATAATAACGGTTTATAAGGCAGATTCCGCCGGTAATCTTCCTGCAGGTGCTGTTCCTATTTTAGACTATGATAGTGATACTCTTGATACTGTTTATTTTGAGGCTGAGTCAGGCGGTAAGTATTACGTAAAAATCACAGGCTATGGTGCTCTTACAGGATCTAAAAACTATGTTATAGGTATAGACCGTGTTCCTCTTGATCCTGCAGGCGCGGCCCTTGATGATCCGGCTCGCTCGCCGAATAATGCCGTAACAAATGACAGCCATGAAAATGATGATACGGCTGCTGATGCAAAAGTCAAAGGTAATGCTTGGGGGCAAAAATATGCCTGTAACCTCGTGGCTCATCCAATCGGTTCGGCAAACACTGATGAAGATTGGTTCTATGTAGAACATCCGTAA
- a CDS encoding ABC transporter substrate-binding protein: MKKTFFYSLLLISAVSVFLGCSPKENQSQNSGKTMPKADGQYYPVTITTYNYAAEPIELTFEKAPEKVAAFYQSPIETMLALGLSDKLILAVGLDDPVKDEFKEAFSKVDYRDKRPTKEEVIDMEPDFIFAWSSLFGEKRYGDVNFWHDRGTKTYIWQNSGLKKQDSLENEYQDILNIGKIFNVEDKAQSIVDKMKGEIEAAKKHVEGKTKVKAIIIEVEKEGQYRVYGEKTIGGQIAMQIGADLVGKEKNGIGKEELIELNPDVIFTVYFGDYIEKDQSIEMLTKDKALQSIAALQNKKVFPINLSEVYASGIRTYDGIKTIISGLYPDL; this comes from the coding sequence ATGAAAAAAACTTTTTTTTACTCACTACTGCTAATATCGGCAGTTTCGGTTTTTTTAGGGTGCAGTCCTAAAGAAAATCAATCACAAAATTCCGGCAAAACGATGCCGAAAGCGGATGGACAGTATTATCCTGTAACAATCACGACTTATAACTATGCGGCAGAACCTATCGAGCTTACATTTGAAAAAGCCCCTGAAAAAGTCGCTGCCTTTTACCAAAGCCCGATAGAAACTATGCTTGCACTCGGACTTTCAGACAAACTCATTTTAGCTGTCGGTCTTGATGATCCTGTAAAAGATGAATTTAAAGAAGCTTTTAGCAAAGTAGATTACCGTGACAAACGCCCTACAAAAGAAGAGGTTATCGACATGGAGCCCGATTTTATTTTTGCATGGTCATCTTTATTCGGCGAAAAACGTTATGGGGATGTAAATTTTTGGCATGATAGAGGTACAAAAACCTATATATGGCAAAATTCCGGCTTAAAAAAACAGGATTCTCTCGAAAATGAATATCAGGATATTCTTAACATAGGTAAAATTTTCAATGTAGAAGACAAAGCGCAATCGATTGTCGATAAGATGAAAGGCGAAATTGAGGCAGCAAAAAAACATGTTGAAGGAAAAACAAAAGTAAAGGCTATAATAATTGAGGTAGAAAAAGAAGGGCAATACCGTGTTTATGGAGAAAAAACAATCGGCGGACAAATTGCGATGCAAATCGGGGCAGACCTTGTGGGCAAAGAAAAAAACGGCATAGGAAAAGAGGAGCTTATAGAGCTTAACCCGGATGTTATATTTACCGTTTATTTTGGAGACTATATTGAAAAAGATCAATCTATAGAAATGCTGACAAAAGATAAAGCCTTACAAAGCATAGCAGCTCTTCAAAATAAAAAAGTTTTCCCGATTAATTTAAGTGAAGTTTATGCAAGCGGCATAAGAACCTATGACGGAATAAAGACTATCATTTCAGGTCTATATCCTGACCTATAA
- a CDS encoding 50S ribosomal protein L23, whose product MEYNDILIAPVLTEKSTELREQGKYVFKVAPKATKIQIKEAVRRLFNVKVTDCTVVNVRGKTKRLRYKEGKTSSWKKATVKLAKGETIKIFEGA is encoded by the coding sequence ATGGAATACAATGATATACTTATCGCGCCTGTTCTTACCGAAAAAAGCACAGAACTTCGCGAGCAGGGCAAATATGTTTTCAAAGTAGCGCCAAAGGCTACCAAGATTCAGATAAAGGAAGCAGTACGAAGATTGTTCAATGTAAAAGTTACCGATTGTACTGTTGTTAATGTTCGAGGAAAGACTAAGCGTCTCCGCTACAAGGAAGGTAAAACTTCATCTTGGAAAAAAGCAACCGTAAAACTTGCTAAGGGCGAGACAATTAAGATTTTTGAAGGTGCGTAA
- the prcA gene encoding dentilisin complex subunit PrcA — MSQKKWNAKALFGLLVLVLFLGSCPQKPSPPSVLVPDPYPVPADAVKVEVCVVDSVSGTVVTGTQLLVFDSSTGKQVTHPLSVTNGKVTAKVSPKKNYNFHLLGQKGKWAGSLIENYYVSETDGQNFTMLQFKHGQITRGVTPPHVSRVTIENAGGSDITDGYTITDTEKKVYVEFTSEVGAVEDVAWSGFGAKLGIGAVPSGSSGIYGDYTADSDPSDGIFKSEYVFNIEHASLPNGDTELVIVGYDIANNRVEKHIPVKFNKTPAGNPLSNAKFENPFILMERVPFTNNTFSADPDQGLVQLSAESGLNPSALMPIGGENSSYMAVVVFQVVDKTTSAKIPIIGFDLYRKDAGSSDEFKFVSRTHYNEQKTETGPGWGAHQGFDTSSELEEGKEYEYKIRAFTANGNLESGVLTGKIMESFTYTLEEPKNRKQVPIAQASDISYSCKISNPKLLAKEEADWCDLGILILDGQGEPVFGSKFRYVFDGVTVGIGGGNTTTGPDILIDTIGFAPGGVKRFSYKQHLAAPLQNYYGITGLDDLIKVDSAAGLITITAKFVKIPNFNVAKGAPMEYQAGVNYQWDIQDWGESPYSLNDDRALRIVKMYGTNQSRSMGNNRSSGSNAVNGRFTFVITE; from the coding sequence ATGTCACAAAAAAAATGGAACGCTAAGGCGTTATTCGGTCTTCTGGTGTTGGTGCTTTTCTTGGGTTCATGTCCTCAAAAGCCGTCACCGCCTTCCGTATTGGTTCCGGATCCATATCCTGTTCCGGCCGATGCCGTCAAGGTTGAAGTATGTGTTGTAGATTCTGTAAGCGGTACTGTAGTTACAGGTACACAACTGCTAGTTTTTGATTCTTCTACCGGTAAACAGGTTACCCATCCTCTATCTGTAACTAATGGAAAAGTTACTGCAAAAGTAAGTCCAAAAAAGAATTATAACTTTCATCTCTTGGGGCAAAAAGGAAAGTGGGCCGGTTCCCTTATTGAGAATTATTATGTAAGCGAAACAGACGGCCAAAATTTTACGATGCTCCAATTTAAACATGGACAGATAACAAGAGGTGTTACCCCCCCCCATGTCTCTAGGGTAACAATTGAAAATGCGGGCGGATCGGATATAACCGACGGTTATACGATAACCGATACAGAAAAAAAAGTTTATGTAGAATTTACTTCTGAGGTAGGTGCTGTAGAAGATGTTGCTTGGAGCGGTTTTGGGGCAAAGCTCGGAATAGGAGCTGTTCCTTCAGGTTCAAGCGGTATTTACGGGGATTACACTGCCGATTCTGACCCTAGTGACGGAATTTTTAAGTCGGAATATGTTTTTAACATAGAACATGCTTCATTGCCTAACGGCGATACGGAACTTGTGATAGTAGGTTACGATATCGCAAATAACAGGGTCGAAAAACACATCCCGGTAAAATTTAATAAAACTCCGGCAGGAAATCCGCTTTCAAATGCAAAATTTGAAAATCCTTTTATACTTATGGAAAGGGTTCCCTTTACAAATAATACCTTTTCGGCAGACCCTGATCAGGGGTTGGTTCAATTAAGTGCCGAGAGCGGCTTAAATCCTTCTGCCTTAATGCCCATCGGAGGTGAAAATTCCTCTTATATGGCAGTTGTTGTTTTCCAAGTTGTTGATAAGACTACTTCTGCTAAGATTCCTATTATAGGTTTTGACCTTTATCGTAAAGATGCAGGTTCAAGTGATGAGTTTAAATTTGTGAGCAGGACTCATTACAATGAACAGAAAACGGAAACCGGGCCCGGCTGGGGTGCACATCAAGGTTTTGATACATCTTCGGAGCTTGAAGAAGGTAAGGAGTACGAGTATAAGATTAGGGCCTTTACTGCAAACGGCAATTTGGAATCCGGAGTGCTTACCGGTAAGATTATGGAATCCTTTACCTACACCTTGGAAGAGCCTAAGAACCGTAAACAGGTTCCTATTGCCCAAGCCTCAGACATATCCTACTCCTGTAAGATAAGTAACCCCAAGCTCTTAGCTAAGGAAGAGGCCGATTGGTGTGATCTTGGTATATTGATTCTTGACGGACAGGGTGAGCCTGTATTCGGCTCAAAATTCCGCTATGTATTTGACGGTGTTACCGTCGGTATAGGCGGCGGTAATACTACTACGGGCCCGGATATTCTTATTGATACCATAGGGTTCGCTCCGGGCGGCGTTAAGCGTTTTTCATATAAGCAACACCTCGCTGCGCCGCTACAAAACTATTACGGAATTACCGGCCTTGATGACCTTATAAAGGTTGACTCTGCTGCCGGCCTTATCACCATTACCGCTAAATTTGTAAAAATACCTAATTTTAATGTAGCTAAAGGCGCTCCCATGGAATATCAAGCAGGTGTAAACTACCAATGGGATATACAGGATTGGGGGGAAAGTCCTTATAGTTTAAATGATGACAGGGCTTTAAGAATAGTTAAAATGTATGGAACCAATCAATCAAGGTCTATGGGCAACAACCGGTCAAGCGGTTCCAATGCCGTAAACGGCAGATTTACCTTCGTGATAACGGAATAG
- the rplC gene encoding 50S ribosomal protein L3, with protein sequence MIGLIGKKIGMTQIFNEVGHLMPVTVIQVEPNTVVALKDKEKFGYSSVVLGLGELKEKHTSKPYAGQFSGDIKPLKLLKEFRDFDKEVAVGDKLGVEVFEKVPYLDITAISKGKGFQGVMKRWGYGGGRASHGSKFHREAGSTGHCTTPGRSFKNTTMPGRMGFDKVTVQNLQIVKIDPELGVIMVRGSVPGKKDATVFLKSAVKRAK encoded by the coding sequence ATGATTGGACTGATTGGAAAAAAAATCGGCATGACCCAAATCTTCAATGAAGTCGGTCACCTTATGCCGGTTACAGTTATTCAGGTAGAACCCAATACCGTTGTTGCACTAAAGGACAAGGAAAAGTTCGGATACTCTTCAGTAGTGCTCGGCTTGGGTGAACTCAAAGAAAAGCACACCAGTAAACCCTATGCAGGACAGTTCAGCGGAGACATTAAGCCTTTAAAACTTTTAAAGGAATTCCGTGATTTTGACAAAGAAGTTGCAGTAGGTGATAAACTCGGTGTAGAGGTTTTTGAAAAGGTTCCGTATTTAGACATTACGGCAATTTCAAAAGGTAAAGGTTTTCAGGGTGTTATGAAGCGATGGGGCTATGGAGGCGGTAGAGCAAGCCATGGTTCTAAGTTCCACCGTGAAGCAGGTTCGACGGGACACTGTACAACTCCGGGACGTTCTTTTAAAAATACGACAATGCCCGGAAGAATGGGTTTTGACAAGGTTACCGTTCAAAATTTGCAAATCGTAAAGATTGATCCTGAATTGGGTGTTATAATGGTTCGCGGTTCTGTTCCGGGTAAAAAGGATGCAACTGTATTCTTAAAATCCGCAGTAAAGCGGGCTAAATAA
- a CDS encoding ABC transporter ATP-binding protein — MLLDINTLSFNFGDKNILNGIDLAITDKGIVGIIGPNGSGKSTLLKCIYRVLKPKTGTIFIDNKNINDYPFRETAKKMAVVAQHNETHFDFNVLEMVLIGRSPHKKFMERDSAEDIELAYKALEQVDMKDFAERSFSNLSGGEKQRIILARALVQNTDCLILDEPTNHLDIKHQLHFMSLAKDLKITVISAIHDLNIAAMYCDKIYALKEGKIIALGSVDEVITEEVIKALYDVDSKIIYDEEKKPHVIFKSV, encoded by the coding sequence ATGCTTCTTGACATTAACACTCTTTCATTTAACTTCGGTGATAAAAATATTTTAAACGGCATTGACCTTGCAATTACGGATAAAGGCATTGTCGGTATAATCGGCCCCAACGGTTCGGGAAAAAGCACCTTGCTCAAATGTATATACCGTGTCCTTAAACCCAAAACAGGAACCATATTTATAGACAACAAGAACATAAATGACTATCCCTTTAGAGAAACGGCGAAAAAGATGGCTGTAGTTGCCCAGCATAACGAAACTCATTTTGACTTTAATGTACTTGAAATGGTTTTGATCGGCCGATCGCCTCATAAAAAATTTATGGAGCGTGATTCCGCCGAAGATATTGAACTTGCGTATAAGGCACTAGAACAGGTTGATATGAAAGATTTTGCAGAACGAAGTTTTTCCAACCTTTCGGGAGGAGAAAAACAAAGGATTATTTTAGCGCGGGCCTTGGTGCAAAATACCGATTGTCTCATTCTCGATGAACCTACAAACCATCTGGACATAAAACACCAACTGCATTTTATGAGCCTTGCAAAAGATTTAAAAATAACCGTCATATCGGCAATCCATGACCTTAACATAGCTGCAATGTATTGCGACAAAATATACGCACTAAAAGAAGGAAAGATTATCGCCTTAGGCAGTGTAGATGAGGTTATCACGGAAGAAGTAATTAAAGCTTTATACGATGTGGATTCCAAAATCATTTACGATGAAGAAAAAAAACCTCATGTAATCTTTAAAAGCGTTTAA